A single window of Montipora capricornis isolate CH-2021 chromosome 14, ASM3666992v2, whole genome shotgun sequence DNA harbors:
- the LOC138032302 gene encoding collagen alpha-1(XXIII) chain-like: MPYYSDSKSSLSLLLILCILSFFGSCLTVVLFIRNYSVERQVKELEMRLWLEAEQLKAMVKSPPAYPNASNTDYNHEVDEESTEKRSRRSFKQRSQVSVSLGNVREEIIKLCPSKGLICLPSPSGPKGEPGLQGVKGEPGQSGPQGLRGFPGMPGCQGPKDGVGKYGPRGSKGDWGPPGPPGPKAAFYLRKYRPKAMQDPKGEKRAKGDVGFPGLKGMKGEPGVTRMLGTENIREEIKKQVRSFAVETVIRAPGRVFVKGFPGPRGRHGRQRPPGMNGLDGKNGIPGVKEDTAIRGPAGSKGDYGATGPKGDPGCNGGKGEPGPLGKWGRGARGFRGINWRPGYPGGKGEKGDS; this comes from the exons ATGCCATACTATTCAGACAGTAAATCAAGCCTAAGTCTTCTCCTGATTTTAtgcattttgtctttttttggcAGCTGTTTGACTGTTGTTCTGTTCATACGGAATTATTCCGTTGAACGGCAAGTCAAAGAGCTGGAAATGAGGCTTTGGCTTGAGGCTGAACAACTTAAGGCTATGGTGAAAAGTCCACCCGCTTATCCAAACGCTAGCAACACAGATTACAATCACG AGGTAGATGAGGAATCCACTGAGAAACGTTCTCGTCGTAGCTTCAAACAAAGGTCTCAAGTTTCCGTCAGTTTAGGAAACGTTCGTGAAGAAATCATCAAACTTTGCCCTTCCAAAGGTTTAATCTGCCTGCCGAGCCCCAGCGGTCCGAAAGGGGAGCCGGGACTACAGGGTGTCAAGGGTGAACCGGGGCAATCCGGACCCCAAGGACTTAGAGGTTTCCCAGGGATGCCAGGATGTCAAGGTCCAAAGGATGGAGTAGGGAAATATGGACCCCGTGGGAGCAAAGGCGACTGGGGACCTCCAGGACCTCCTGGTCCTAAAGCTGCATTTTATCTACGGAAATATCGACCAAAGGCTATGCAAGATCCAAAAGGCGAAAAGAGAGCAAAAGGAGATGTCGGTTTTCCAGGATTAAAAGGAATGAAAGGAGAACCGGGTGTTACTAGAATGCTTGGAACAG AAAATATCCgggaagaaataaagaaacaagtGCGTTCCTTTGCTGTGGAGACCGTAATTCGAGCTCCAGGCAGAGTATTTGTAAAGGGATTCCCAGGCCCGCGTGGTCGACACGGAAGGCAGAGACCACCAGGAATGAATGGACTAGATGGAAAAAATGGAATACCAGGAGTTAAGGAAGATACTGCAATCCGTGGCCCTGCAGGATCAAAGGGAGATTACGGAGCCACCGGCCCCAAAGGGGATCCCGGTTGTAACGGAGGAAAAG GTGAACCAGGGCCACTAGGAAAGTGGGGAAGAGGAGCTCGAGGGTTCCGTGGGATCAATTGGAGACCGGGATATCCCGgaggaaaaggagaaaaag gGGACTCCTGA